In Actinopolyspora saharensis, the genomic window ATGACCTCGCCCCTGAAGGTGTCGTCGTCCATCATCAGCCTGCGCAGCACCCCGAGGTGCTCGTCGCCGAAGGCGGTCCCGCAGGAGGCCACGGCAGTGGGGACGCCCGCCAGATGCATCGCCATCACGTCGGTGTAGCCCTCGACCACCACGGCCTGGTGACGCTTGGCGATCTCGCGCTTGGCCAGATCGACGCCGAACAGCACCTGGGACTTGTTGAAGATCGGCGTCGCGGGGGTGTTGACGTACTTCGCCTCGATCGGGTCCTCGTCGAAGACGCGCCGCGCGCCGAAACCGACCACATCACCCCCGAGGTCCTTGAGCGGCCACAGCAGCCTCCGGTGGAACCGGTCTATCGGCCCGCGCCTGCCCTCCCGGGACAACCCCGCCTTGTAGAGCTCCTCCAGCTCGAAGCCCTTGTTCAGCAGGTGCTTGGTCAGCCGGTCCCAGCCGCTGGGCGCGAAACCGCATCCGAACTTCGTCGCGGCCGCCTCGTCGAAACCACGAGCCGTCAGGAACTCCCTCGCCTGCCGCGCCTCGTTGGAGCGCAGCTGCTCGGCGTAGAACTCGGCGGCGAGCCGGTTCGCCTCGACCAGCCTGCTCCTGGTGCCCGGCTCTCGACTGTTCGTGGGCTCGCCGCCCTCGTAGCGCAGCCGCACACCGCTCCGGTCCGCCAACCGCTCCACGGACTCGACGAAGCCGAGGTGCTCGGTCTTCATCAGGAAGGCGATGACGTCCCCGCCCTCGCCGCAGCCGAAGCAGTGGAAGGTCCCGTGGTTGGGACGCACGTTCAGCGAGGGGGTCTTCTCGTCGTGGAAGGGGCACAGTCCCTTCAGAGCCCCACCACCGGCGCGACGCAACGCGACGTACTCACCGACCACGTCGTCGATCCGGTTGCGTTCGCGGACTTCGGCGATGTCGCTTTCCCGGATTCGTCCCGCCACGCGACCAGTCTAGATGGCCCGCACCCGCCGACCGAGCACGCGGTCCCGGTGATTTCCCACTCGCCTCCGGCACCCCTCGAGTGCGCCGCGACCACCTCGACGCTCCCCGCCGGGATGACGCCTGTGGACGCGTGGGCGGGAAACCACCCGACCGAGGCACTCAACCGGGCACAACGGGATTGTTCGGGCACAATCGCAGTGTGCGATCCGCGGAAGAGGTTCTGGCCAAGGAATTCGACGACCGACGTACGCGGCTGACCGGGTTGGCCTACCGACTCACCGGGAGCATCGCGGACTCCGAGGACGTGGTGCGCGAGACCCGGATGCGACTGACCGGGCTCGACGGGGCCGAACGCGCCGGGATCGACGACCTGGGGGCCTGGTTGAACCGGACCGCGGGGGCGCTGGCCGTCGAACGGGCCCGCACCGCCTCCGTCCGCAGGAAGCACTACGTCGGCCCCTGGCTGCCCGAGCCCATCGTGCTCGAGCACGGCAGCCCGGAACCCCCGGGGGCCTTCGGGGTGGTGGCGGGCGCCGCGGACGTGCGCATGGCCGCGTTCCGATTAATTCAGCAGCTCAGCCCCGAGCACCGCACGGCGCTGGTGCTGCACGACGTGTTCGGGATCGGCTTCGACGAGATCGCGGCGATGCTCGAGTGCTCGGTGGACGCGGCGCGACGCAACGCGACCCGGGCAAGGCACACCGTCCAGCGGGCCGATCCCCCCGAGCGGGTGCCGGCGCAGCAGCAGCACGAGGTGATCCGGGCACTGCTCGCGGCGCTCTCGGACGAGGACCAGTGGGCCGTAGCCCGCGCACTGCACCCGCGGGCAACCGTCTACGGCGACAGCGACGGCAAGGCGCGCAGCGCGCTGCGCCCGGTCAGCGGCAGGGAACGAGTGGCGCGCTTCCTGCTCGGCCTGATGCGCAAGTACGCGCCCTCCGCGCTGACGAGCACGCGTCCGGTTCTCGTCAACGGCGACCCGGGACTGCTGCTGCCGGGGTCCCCGGAGGGAACCCCTTCCGAACGCGCCGCGGCCCGGCGCGTGGTCGGCTTCGCGGTGCGGGACGGACGTGCTGCCGAGATCCACGACATCGTCAACCCCGACAAGCTCCGGCGCGTACCGCTCTGAGAGCTGTCGACGAAGATCCGTTCGGAAACGAGCACCCGAGCTTCCGCCGAGAAACCGCCCGAGCAACCGGCACCGCCGATCCTCGAACCGATCCGCCGATCCTCGAACCGATCCGCCGACCCTCGAACCGACCCGCCGACCCTCGAACCGGTTCACGGGTGAGCGACCCTGCCCAGGAAGTAGACATCCCCGCTGTCGGAGTGGCGGACCAGGAACCAGAACGGGCGGTCCACTTCCACCCGGAGCGGTTCCGGCTCCTCGGTCAGGGAGGTCAGTCGCATCATCGCCGCCGTGGCCGCCGCTCCCTCCAGGCCGTGCTCGTCCACCCGCAGCACTGACTCGTGCAGCGCGGTGGAGATCCGGAGGGGCTCGTCCGTCAACCCGGTGAAGTCGGCCGCCGGGGTGAACGCCTCGCGCACTCCGAGCGCGGCGAGCGGGTCGTTGAGCTCGGCAGAGCCCGTCACCTCGAACTTCGGCAGCAGCAGCTCCACCTGCTTCGGCTCGGGGGCGTCGACCAGGCGACGCAGCCGCGCGTGGTCGAGAGCGGGTTCGGCCCTGGCCAGTTCCGCGTCGGGCAGCAGCACGAGCGCCTCCACCGATCCCCGCGCCTGCAACCGCACCACCTGCCACCCCTCGAGGTGGGCGTAACCCAGCAGACCGTTCACGCGCATGGTGGGAACCGAACCGGTCCCCGCGGGACCGTGGAACGGTTTCGGGGCGGTGTCGCGCTCCTCGAACGCCTTGTTCCAGGGAGTTCTCAGGTAGAGCGCGTTGACCAGTGCGGCGACCGTGTCCGAGTCGATCGTGCCCGCCTCGACCAGTTCGGGGATCAGTCCCCTGGTGACCTCGGAGACATCGGCGTTGATCTCCTGCCGCGCCCGCTCGGGGGCCGCGCGGAACGCGGTGGTGCGCACCTGGCTGCCCGGCAGGCGGGAGATCCGCCTCCGGTACTGCTCCCGCAGCGGAAGCCGCTCGTCCGCCCACAGCCGGTTGGCCACCGCGAAGTCGACCTCGTCCGTGGGAGTGACGGTCCGCCCGGCCAGTTCCTCCAGCCGTGCGAGGAAGTCCTCGTCCGGCTCGGCGCGCAGGGCGTGCGCCATCTCTTCGCGGGTGCTGCCGCGCGCGGCGGAGGCGAGCAGCCCGAGGGTGCTCACCACGGAGTGGGGGGACCAGCAGAAGTTCTCTCCCGTGTCCGGCGCGAGCATCCGATGCAGGCGCAGGGGGAGTTCGAGTTGTGCGTCCACGATGTCGCAACGCTCCGATCCGCCGCGGGAACCGCTTCGCTCAGGTCTCCGGCGAGTGTGCCAGGTTCGCCCTCCCGAGGCGATGATCGAAGAGCCGGTGCCGCCCTACCCGCTCCCGTGCGGAGCGGGGCCCCGATCCGGGCGGGACTCGGTCACGAGTTCTCGGACAGCGACTCCTCGTCGATGTCGGCCAGCCCCATCAGCCGCAGCTCCTGGGCGATGTAGCCCGCCGCCTGCTCGGCGGCCGGGTCCTGCCACCGCAGGTCCTTCACCCAGTCGGCGAGGTCGTCGGAGTTGATGTAGGGCTCTCCGTCGACGACGACCTTCTGGATGTGGTGCCGATTAGCTTCGTCGAACATCGGGGTCTCCTCGCGGCCTGCGAAAAGCCGCTCCTCTAACACGAAAAGGTGAATCATGACCAGCGAAAATCACGCTACGTGTCAGAATGCCGCACAAAAACCGAAAAACGCTCCCCCGTCTGACATAGGTCACAAGAAATCGGTGTCTTTGGTTACCCAACGCTCATACCAAGCCACGGCCTGCGCGTCCGTGAACGAGGCGACCTGGTCCAGCACGGCGCGCAACCGCGCGGCGTCGTCGGCGGCCGAGCACCACGCCGCCCGCGCCGTCGGGTCCAACGACTCCGGGGCCGCGTTCACCAGGGCGCGCACCAGCTCGGTCAGCATCCCGCGCTGTCGCTGCTGAAGACGCAGTCGCTCCGAATCGCTCATCACGTAGCGCAGCGCCATCGCCTTGAGCACAGCCACCTCGGCCGCGACCTCCTCGGGAACGACCAGATCCGCCCCGTACCTGCTCAACCCCTCCCGACCGAAGGCGAGTCGCGTCTCCCGCACCGCGGCGCTGGCGAACCGCCCCACGAGCTCGCTGGTCAGCCGCTTGAGCGCGACCTGGGACCGCGCCGAACCGTCGTAGTCGAGCACGTCCCGCAGGGCGGGCATGGTCAGCAGCTCGGAGACCGAGGACTCCAACAACCCCGTGTCCAGCGGAGGTCGCTGCCGGAAGCGCTTGGACGCGATCCGCACGACCTCACCGCGCTC contains:
- the sigJ gene encoding RNA polymerase sigma factor SigJ; protein product: MRSAEEVLAKEFDDRRTRLTGLAYRLTGSIADSEDVVRETRMRLTGLDGAERAGIDDLGAWLNRTAGALAVERARTASVRRKHYVGPWLPEPIVLEHGSPEPPGAFGVVAGAADVRMAAFRLIQQLSPEHRTALVLHDVFGIGFDEIAAMLECSVDAARRNATRARHTVQRADPPERVPAQQQHEVIRALLAALSDEDQWAVARALHPRATVYGDSDGKARSALRPVSGRERVARFLLGLMRKYAPSALTSTRPVLVNGDPGLLLPGSPEGTPSERAAARRVVGFAVRDGRAAEIHDIVNPDKLRRVPL
- a CDS encoding serpin family protein; protein product: MDAQLELPLRLHRMLAPDTGENFCWSPHSVVSTLGLLASAARGSTREEMAHALRAEPDEDFLARLEELAGRTVTPTDEVDFAVANRLWADERLPLREQYRRRISRLPGSQVRTTAFRAAPERARQEINADVSEVTRGLIPELVEAGTIDSDTVAALVNALYLRTPWNKAFEERDTAPKPFHGPAGTGSVPTMRVNGLLGYAHLEGWQVVRLQARGSVEALVLLPDAELARAEPALDHARLRRLVDAPEPKQVELLLPKFEVTGSAELNDPLAALGVREAFTPAADFTGLTDEPLRISTALHESVLRVDEHGLEGAAATAAMMRLTSLTEEPEPLRVEVDRPFWFLVRHSDSGDVYFLGRVAHP